The Streptomyces laurentii genome contains a region encoding:
- a CDS encoding pyruvate kinase (Pyruvate kinase (PK): Large allosteric enzyme thatregulates glycolysis through binding of the substrate, phosphoenolpyruvate, and one or more allosteric effectors. Like other allosteric enzymes, PK has a high substrate affinity R state and a low...; cl17342;~domain interfaces;~identified by MetaGeneAnnotator; putative;~pyruvate kinase [Streptomyces cattleya NRRL 8057 = DSM46488];~pyruvate kinase; Provisional), with amino-acid sequence MRRSKIVCTLGPAVDSYEQLKALIEAGMNVARFNMSHGSHAEHQGRYDRLRKAAADTGRAIGVLADLQGPKIRLETFAEGPVELVRGDEFTITTEDVPGDKAICGTTYKGLPGDVSKGDQVLINDGNVELRVVEVDGPRVKTIVVEGGVVSDHKGINLPGAAVNVPALSEKDVEDLRFALRMGCDMVALSFVRDANDVKDVHKVMDQEGRRVPVIAKVEKPQAVENMAAVVAAFDAVMVARGDLAVEYPLERVPMVQKRLVEMCRRNAKPVIVATQMMESMITNSRPTRAEASDVANAILDGADAVMLSAESSVGAYPIETVKTMSKIVRAAEEELLSKGLQPLVPGKKPRTQGGSMARAACEIADFLGGTALIAFTKSGDTARRLSRYRAAQPILAFTTDEGTRNQLALSWGVESFLVPFVTTTDAMVDLVDAELLKLQRYNAGDTMVITAGSPPGVPGTTNMVRVHHLGGGDHD; translated from the coding sequence ATGCGCCGTTCCAAAATCGTCTGCACCCTGGGCCCCGCCGTCGACTCCTATGAGCAGCTGAAGGCTCTCATCGAGGCCGGCATGAACGTGGCCCGTTTCAACATGAGCCACGGGTCCCACGCGGAGCACCAGGGGCGGTACGACCGCCTCCGCAAGGCGGCGGCGGACACCGGCCGCGCCATCGGCGTGCTCGCCGACCTCCAGGGCCCCAAGATCCGTCTGGAGACCTTCGCCGAGGGTCCCGTCGAGCTGGTGCGCGGTGACGAGTTCACCATCACCACGGAGGACGTCCCCGGCGACAAGGCGATCTGCGGCACCACGTACAAGGGCCTGCCCGGCGACGTGTCCAAGGGCGACCAGGTCCTGATCAACGACGGCAACGTGGAACTGCGCGTCGTCGAGGTCGACGGCCCGCGGGTGAAGACGATCGTCGTCGAGGGCGGCGTCGTCTCCGACCACAAGGGCATCAACCTGCCCGGCGCGGCCGTCAACGTGCCGGCCCTGTCCGAGAAGGACGTCGAGGACCTGCGGTTCGCCCTGCGGATGGGCTGCGACATGGTCGCGCTGTCCTTCGTGCGGGACGCCAACGACGTCAAGGACGTCCACAAGGTGATGGACCAGGAGGGCCGCCGGGTCCCCGTCATCGCCAAGGTGGAGAAGCCGCAGGCGGTGGAGAACATGGCCGCCGTCGTCGCCGCGTTCGACGCGGTCATGGTGGCCCGCGGCGACCTCGCCGTGGAATACCCGCTGGAGCGCGTCCCGATGGTGCAGAAGCGCCTCGTCGAGATGTGCCGCCGCAACGCCAAGCCGGTCATCGTCGCCACCCAGATGATGGAGTCGATGATCACCAACTCGCGGCCGACCCGCGCCGAGGCGAGCGACGTCGCCAACGCGATCCTGGACGGCGCGGACGCGGTGATGCTGTCCGCCGAGTCCTCGGTCGGCGCGTACCCGATCGAGACCGTCAAGACGATGTCGAAGATCGTCAGGGCGGCCGAGGAGGAACTGCTGTCCAAGGGCCTCCAGCCGCTGGTGCCGGGCAAGAAGCCGCGTACCCAGGGCGGCTCGATGGCCCGCGCGGCCTGCGAGATCGCGGACTTCCTCGGCGGTACGGCGCTGATCGCCTTCACCAAGTCCGGCGACACCGCCCGCCGGCTCTCCCGCTACCGCGCGGCCCAGCCGATCCTGGCCTTCACGACGGACGAGGGCACCCGCAACCAGCTCGCGCTGAGCTGGGGCGTCGAGTCCTTCCTGGTCCCGTTCGTGACCACCACGGACGCCATGGTCGACCTCGTCGACGCCGAGCTGCTGAAGCTCCAGCGCTACAACGCGGGCGACACCATGGTCATCACGGCCGGCTCGCCCCCCGGCGTCCCCGGCACCACGAACATGGTCCGGGTCCACCACCTGGGCGGCGGCGACCACGACTGA
- a CDS encoding acetate kinase (acetate kinase A/propionate kinase 2; Reviewed;~acetate kinase [Streptomyces venezuelae ATCC10712];~identified by MetaGeneAnnotator; putative;~propionate/acetate kinase; Provisional), whose translation MTATPATPATPAPTPAPMLPSAPAIPPLPPTATRVLVLNSGSSSVKYQLLDMADGERLAVGLVERIGEETSRLVHTPLRPAHGEGTGMKRETVGPIADHEAALKAVAAELAADGLGLDSPDLAVIGHRVVHGGLRFTEPTVIDEDVCAEIERLVPVAPLHNPANLLGIRTTMAMRPDLPQVAVFDTAFHTTMPEAAARYAIDTEIADAHRIRRYGFHGTSHAYVSRETARLLGRDPADVNVIVLHLGNGASASAVAGGRCVDTSMGLTPLEGLVMGTRSGDIDPAVTFHLMRNADMSAEDVDALLNKKSGLVGLCGDNDMREIRRRIDAGDARAALAFDVYIHRLRKYIGAYYAVLGRVDAVAFTAGVGENAAPVREAALAGLTSLGLAVDPERNAQRSAGARIVSPDGARVAVAVVPTDEELEIARQSYALVRRERVA comes from the coding sequence ATGACCGCCACACCTGCCACCCCCGCCACGCCCGCCCCGACGCCCGCCCCGATGCTCCCTTCGGCGCCCGCGATCCCCCCACTCCCGCCGACCGCCACGCGGGTCCTCGTCCTCAACTCCGGTTCCTCGTCGGTCAAGTACCAGCTGCTCGACATGGCGGACGGCGAACGCCTCGCGGTCGGTCTGGTCGAGCGGATCGGCGAGGAGACCTCACGGCTCGTGCACACCCCGCTGCGCCCCGCCCACGGCGAGGGCACGGGGATGAAGCGCGAGACGGTCGGCCCGATCGCCGACCACGAGGCGGCGCTGAAGGCGGTGGCGGCCGAGCTGGCGGCGGACGGCCTCGGACTGGACTCCCCCGACCTGGCCGTCATCGGCCACCGGGTGGTGCACGGCGGGCTGCGGTTCACCGAGCCGACCGTCATCGACGAGGACGTGTGCGCGGAGATCGAGCGTCTGGTGCCGGTGGCGCCGCTGCACAACCCGGCCAACCTGCTCGGCATCCGTACGACCATGGCGATGCGCCCCGACCTGCCGCAGGTCGCGGTCTTCGACACCGCCTTCCACACCACGATGCCGGAGGCGGCGGCGCGGTACGCGATCGACACCGAGATCGCCGACGCCCACCGGATCCGCCGCTACGGCTTCCACGGCACCTCGCACGCGTACGTCTCCCGGGAGACGGCCCGGCTGCTCGGCCGGGACCCCGCGGACGTGAACGTCATCGTGCTGCACCTGGGCAACGGGGCCTCCGCCTCGGCGGTGGCGGGCGGCCGCTGCGTGGACACCTCGATGGGCCTCACCCCGCTGGAGGGACTGGTCATGGGCACCCGCTCGGGCGACATCGACCCGGCGGTCACCTTCCACCTGATGCGGAACGCGGACATGTCGGCGGAGGACGTCGACGCGCTGCTCAACAAGAAGTCCGGGCTCGTCGGACTGTGCGGCGACAACGACATGCGGGAGATCCGGCGCCGGATCGACGCGGGCGACGCGCGCGCGGCGCTCGCCTTCGATGTCTACATCCACCGGCTGAGGAAGTACATCGGGGCGTACTACGCGGTGCTCGGGCGGGTGGACGCGGTGGCGTTCACGGCGGGGGTCGGCGAGAACGCGGCCCCGGTGCGCGAGGCCGCGCTCGCCGGCCTGACGAGCCTCGGCCTGGCGGTGGACCCCGAGCGCAACGCGCAGCGGTCGGCCGGGGCGCGGATCGTCTCGCCGGACGGCGCGCGGGTGGCGGTGGCCGTCGTACCGACCGACGAGGAGCTGGAGATCGCGCGGCAGAGTTACGCGCTGGTGCGGCGCGAGCGGGTCGCGTGA
- a CDS encoding phosphate acetyltransferase (DRTGG domain; pfam07085;~identified by MetaGeneAnnotator; putative;~phosphate acetyltransferase [Streptomyces cattleya NRRL 8057 = DSM46488];~phosphate acetyltransferase; Reviewed;~phosphotransacetylase; Reviewed; PRK09653) produces the protein MTRSVYVTSIDRGDGRQVVELGVMELLTRQVDRVGVFRPLRHDGPDRLFELLRARYRLSQDAATVYGMDYEEASALQAERGTDELVSRLVDRFHEVARAYEVVLVLGTDYAATQLPDELALNARLANEFGARLIPVVGGKGQSAESVRAEARNAFRAYEGLGCDVLALVVNRVAAEDREVIAERLAARLPVPCYVLPDEPALSAPTVAQITHALGGSVVLGDDAGLSRDALDFVFGGATLPNFLAALTPGALVVTPGDRSDLVIGALAAHSTGTPPIAGVLLTLDERPPEAILTLASRIAPGTPVVSVHGNSFPTAGELFALEGKMTAATPRKAEIAIGLFERHVETADLLARLSVVRSGRVTPMMFEHELLEQARADRRRVVLPEGAEERVLRAAEVLIRRDVCDLTLLGDVEAIRKKAADLGVDLGDAQLIDPQTSELRDAFAEKYARLRAHKGVTVELAYDVVSDVNYFGTLMVEEGLADGMVSGSVHSTAATIRPAFEIIKTKPEASIVSSVFFMCLADKVLVYGDCAVNPDPDAEQLADIAAQSAATAARFGVEPRIAMLSYSTGTSGSGADVDKVREATGLVRASHPELRIEGPIQYDAAVEPSVAATKLPGSEVAGQATVLIFPDLNTGNNTYKAVQRSAGAVAVGPVLQGLRKPVNDLSRGALVSDIVNTVAITAIQAQAQVPAQSPAQAEESIV, from the coding sequence GTGACACGCAGTGTGTACGTGACCAGCATCGACCGCGGGGACGGCCGCCAGGTCGTCGAGCTGGGAGTCATGGAGCTCCTGACCCGCCAGGTGGACCGGGTGGGGGTGTTCCGGCCGCTGCGGCACGACGGTCCGGACCGGCTGTTCGAGCTGCTGCGCGCCCGCTACCGGCTCTCCCAGGACGCCGCCACCGTCTACGGCATGGACTACGAGGAGGCGTCCGCCCTCCAGGCCGAGCGCGGAACCGACGAACTGGTCTCCCGGCTCGTCGACCGCTTCCACGAGGTCGCCCGCGCCTACGAGGTCGTCCTGGTCCTCGGCACCGACTACGCCGCCACCCAGCTGCCCGACGAACTCGCCCTCAACGCGCGCCTCGCCAACGAGTTCGGCGCCCGGCTGATCCCGGTCGTCGGCGGCAAGGGCCAGAGCGCCGAGTCCGTACGGGCCGAGGCGCGCAACGCCTTCCGCGCCTACGAGGGGCTCGGCTGCGACGTCCTCGCGCTGGTCGTCAACCGGGTCGCCGCCGAGGACCGGGAGGTGATCGCCGAGCGGCTGGCCGCCCGGCTGCCGGTGCCCTGCTACGTGCTGCCCGACGAGCCGGCGCTGTCCGCGCCGACGGTCGCCCAGATCACCCACGCGCTCGGCGGCTCCGTCGTCCTCGGCGACGACGCCGGTCTCTCCCGTGACGCGCTCGACTTCGTCTTCGGCGGCGCGACGCTGCCGAACTTCCTCGCCGCGCTGACCCCGGGCGCGCTCGTCGTCACCCCCGGGGACCGGTCCGACCTGGTGATCGGGGCGCTCGCCGCGCACTCGACCGGCACCCCGCCGATCGCGGGCGTGCTGCTGACCCTCGACGAGCGGCCCCCGGAGGCGATCCTCACCCTCGCCTCCCGGATCGCGCCCGGCACGCCGGTCGTCTCCGTGCACGGCAACAGCTTCCCCACCGCCGGCGAACTCTTCGCCCTCGAAGGCAAGATGACGGCCGCCACCCCGCGCAAGGCGGAGATCGCGATCGGTCTCTTCGAGCGGCACGTCGAGACCGCCGACCTGCTCGCCCGCCTTTCGGTCGTCCGCAGCGGCCGGGTCACCCCGATGATGTTCGAGCACGAACTCCTGGAGCAGGCCCGGGCCGACCGGCGCCGGGTGGTGCTGCCCGAGGGCGCCGAGGAGCGGGTGCTGCGCGCCGCCGAGGTGCTGATCCGCCGTGACGTGTGCGACCTGACCCTGCTCGGCGACGTGGAGGCCATCCGCAAGAAGGCCGCCGACCTGGGCGTGGACCTGGGCGATGCCCAGCTGATCGACCCGCAGACCTCCGAGCTGCGCGACGCGTTCGCGGAGAAGTACGCGCGACTGCGCGCCCACAAGGGCGTCACGGTGGAGCTGGCGTACGACGTGGTGTCGGACGTCAACTACTTCGGCACCCTGATGGTCGAGGAGGGCCTGGCCGACGGGATGGTGTCCGGCTCGGTGCACTCCACGGCCGCGACGATCCGCCCGGCCTTCGAGATCATCAAGACGAAGCCGGAGGCGTCGATCGTCTCCTCCGTCTTCTTCATGTGCCTGGCCGACAAGGTCCTGGTGTACGGCGACTGCGCGGTCAACCCGGACCCGGACGCCGAGCAGCTCGCCGACATCGCCGCCCAGTCCGCCGCCACCGCCGCCCGGTTCGGCGTCGAGCCGCGGATCGCGATGCTCTCGTACTCGACCGGGACCTCCGGCTCCGGCGCCGACGTCGACAAGGTGCGCGAGGCCACCGGACTGGTCCGGGCGAGCCACCCGGAGCTGCGGATCGAGGGGCCGATCCAGTACGACGCGGCGGTGGAGCCGTCGGTGGCGGCGACCAAGCTGCCGGGCTCGGAGGTCGCCGGGCAGGCGACCGTACTGATCTTCCCGGACCTCAACACCGGCAACAACACCTACAAGGCCGTGCAGCGTTCGGCCGGCGCGGTCGCGGTGGGCCCGGTGCTCCAGGGCCTGCGCAAGCCGGTGAACGACCTGTCGCGCGGCGCGCTCGTCAGCGACATCGTCAACACCGTCGCCATCACCGCGATCCAGGCCCAGGCCCAGGTCCCCGCGCAGTCCCCCGCCCAGGCCGAGGAGTCGATCGTATGA
- a CDS encoding 6-phosphofructokinase (6-phosphofructokinase [Streptomyces albus J1074];~ADP/pyrophosphate binding site [chemical binding];~Phosphofructokinase, a key regulatory enzyme in glycolysis, catalyzes the phosphorylation of fructose-6-phosphate to fructose-1,6-biphosphate. The members belong to PFK family that includes ATP- and pyrophosphate (PPi)- dependent phosphofructokinases; cd00363;~allosteric effector site;~dimerization interface [polypeptide binding];~fructose-1,6-bisphosphate binding site;~identified by MetaGeneAnnotator; putative) — protein MRIGVLTAGGDCPGLNAVIRSVVHRAVTHYGDEVIGFEDGYAGLLEGRYRTLDLNAVSGILARGGTILGSSRLERARFRAACDNAKELIEKSGFDALIPIGGEGTLTAARMLSEAGVPVVGVPKTIDNDISATDRTFGFDTAVGVATEAMDRLKTTAESHQRVMVVEVMGRHAGWIALESGMAAGAHGICLPERPFDPADLVKMVEERFARGKKFAVICVAEGAHPAEGTMDYGKGEIDQFGHERFQGIGTALAYELERRLGKEARPVILGHVQRGGTPTAYDRVLATRFGWQAVEAVHRGDFGRMTSLRGTHVDMVPLAEAITKLKTVPEDRMREAESVF, from the coding sequence ATGCGCATCGGAGTTCTCACCGCAGGCGGCGACTGTCCCGGCCTGAACGCAGTGATCCGGTCGGTCGTGCACCGGGCCGTGACCCACTACGGCGACGAGGTCATCGGCTTCGAGGACGGCTACGCCGGACTGCTGGAGGGCCGCTACCGCACTCTCGACCTCAACGCCGTCAGTGGCATCCTCGCCCGCGGCGGCACCATCCTCGGCTCCTCCCGCCTGGAGCGCGCCCGCTTCCGCGCCGCCTGCGACAACGCCAAGGAACTCATCGAGAAGAGCGGCTTCGACGCCCTGATCCCGATCGGCGGCGAGGGCACGCTCACCGCCGCCCGGATGCTGTCCGAGGCCGGCGTCCCGGTCGTCGGCGTCCCGAAGACCATCGACAACGACATCTCCGCGACCGACCGCACCTTCGGCTTCGACACCGCCGTCGGCGTCGCCACCGAGGCGATGGACCGGCTCAAGACCACCGCCGAGTCGCACCAGCGCGTCATGGTCGTCGAGGTCATGGGCCGGCACGCGGGCTGGATCGCCCTGGAGTCCGGCATGGCCGCCGGTGCCCACGGCATCTGCCTGCCCGAGCGCCCCTTCGACCCGGCCGACCTGGTCAAGATGGTCGAGGAACGCTTCGCCCGCGGCAAGAAGTTCGCGGTGATCTGCGTCGCCGAGGGCGCCCACCCCGCCGAGGGCACCATGGACTACGGCAAGGGCGAGATCGACCAGTTCGGCCACGAGCGCTTCCAGGGCATCGGCACCGCCCTCGCGTACGAGTTGGAGCGCCGCCTCGGCAAGGAGGCCCGGCCCGTCATCCTCGGCCACGTCCAGCGCGGCGGCACCCCGACCGCGTACGACCGGGTGCTCGCCACCCGCTTCGGCTGGCAAGCGGTGGAGGCCGTGCACCGGGGCGACTTCGGCCGGATGACGTCGCTGCGCGGCACGCACGTCGATATGGTGCCGCTGGCCGAGGCGATCACGAAGCTGAAGACAGTGCCGGAGGACCGGATGCGCGAGGCCGAGTCGGTCTTCTGA